Within the Legionella pneumophila subsp. pneumophila str. Philadelphia 1 genome, the region AGTCAATCTCAGTTCATTACCTGTAGAATTCAACAATTTTTTAATTGAAGTTGGTAAAGAAAAAGAGAAAGAAAAAACCTTTGCTGTTAAAAACAAAGATTTTCAAATGAAACATGGTCATGTAGTCATTGCAGCGATAACCAGCTGTACTAACACCTCTAATCCAAGTGTACTAATGGCAGCAGGACTGGTAGCAAAAAAAGCGATTGAGAAAGGATTACAGCGCAAACCCTGGGTTAAGTCTTCATTGGCACCTGGTTCTAAAGTAGTTACTGACTATTTAAGGCATGCCGGCCTACAAACCTACCTGGATCAACTGGGTTTTAATTTGGTTGGTTACGGCTGTACCACTTGTATAGGTAATTCGGGTCCTTTGCCTGATGATATTTCCCATTGTGTTGCAGAGCATGATCTTGTTGTTTCATCTGTACTGTCTGGTAATAGAAATTTCGAAGGGCGTGTTCACCCGCAAGTCAGAGCCAACTGGCTGGCTTCTCCCCCATTAGTAGTCGCTTATGCTCTATGCGGTACAACTTGCAGCGATTTAAGCAGGGAACCCATTGGGCAAGACAAAGAAGGAAACGATGTTTATCTCAAGGATATCTGGCCATCTAATGAAGAGATTGCTGCGGAAGTCGCTAAAGTAAGCGGTACCATGTTCCGTAAAGAGTATGCTGAAGTATTTAAAGGAGATGCTCATTGGCAAGCCATTCAAACAAGCTCAGGGCAAACTTATGAATGGAATCCTGATTCTACATACATACAACACCCCCCATTTTTTGAAAATTTAAGTCTGAAACCAGAACCGCTCAAACCTATCAAGCAGGCTTATGTTTTAGCCCTATTCGGCGATTCAATTACAACGGATCATATTTCACCTGCAGGTTCAATAAAAGCCAGCTCTCCAGCAGGCTTATATTTAAAATCCAAAGGGGTAGATGAGAAAGATTTTAACTCCTATGGATCACGCCGCGGTAACCACGAGGTCATGATGCGAGGCACTTTTGCCAATATACGCATTCGTAATGAAATGACTCCTGGACAAGAAGGTGGCGTCACTCGTTATGTTCCTACTGGAGAAACCATGTCGATTTATGATGCAGCCATGCGTTATCAGGAAAATCAACAAGACTTGGTTATCATTGCTGGTAAAGAATATGGAACAGGCTCTTCTCGCGATTGGGCAGCAAAAGGCACTAATTTGCTTGGTGTTAAAGCTGTGATTACTGAAAGCTTTGAGCGAATCCATCGTTCCAATTTAATTGGTATGGGTATATTGCCATTGCAATTTAAAGAGGGTACTACTCGTAAAACATTAAAATTGGATGGTAGCGAACGCATCAGTATTGAAATCTCTGATAAATTAACCCCGGGCGCGATGGTACCTGTAACCATAGAAAGGCAAGATGGGGACATTGAGAAGATAGAAACTCTTTGTAGAATTGATACTGCTGACGAGCTCGAATACTATAAAAATGGCGGAATACTTCAGTATGTATTGCGCAAAATAAGCTCTTAACAATTGGGCACATTGCGTGCCCTTCTCCCTTAGAGTGTTGGGTTCACAAAATATCTAGAGACGCATGAACACTGCATCACTAGGCAGCTGAAATCAGAATATCAGTAAAAATTGATACCATAATCAGGAGAAACCCAACAACTTATAAATATTAAGCAGTAATTAAACTGTACAGACAAACTTTTCTTTACTCTGTTAACTTATCATAATACCATTTATACCCCATTCAATACCCGGGTTTATTGCACTCATAAAGGATAAATAATGAATCATTCAAAAAAGGTTCTGAACGTTTTTTCTTTAGTTATGATCAACGTCATTGCTGTAGATAGTTTGAGGACCTTGCCTATCAGCGCAAAACTTGGATTTTCTCTGGTCTTTTATTATATTTTTGCAGCCCTTACCTTTTTTATTCCAGTAGCATTGGTTGCTGCAGAGCTCGCTACCGCCTATCCTAATACCGGCGGAATTTATGTCTGGGTCAGGGAAGCATTCGGGAGACGGGCAGGATTTATCACTATTTGGCTGCAATGGATCTATAACGTAGTTTGGTATCCAACTATGTTAGCTTTTATCGCCGCCACGTTATCCTATTTAATCGCTCCTCATTTGGGGAATAACAAATTTTATTTATTAGGCACAGCACTTACCTTGTTTTGGGTGTTTACTTTTTTGAATTGCTTTGGCATGAAACTATCCAGCATTGTAAGTATTATCGGCGCCTCCATAGGCACACTACTTCCTATGATAGTGATTATTGTCCTGGGCGCAGTTTGGATATTTCAAGATAGACCTGTAGCAGTCAATTACCCCACAACATGGTTACCTGATTTTAGTTCTTTAGGAAATCTGTCTTTATTTTCAGCGGTTTTATTTGGCCTTATAGGAATGGAAATGTCTGCTGTTCATGCTGAAGAAGTAAAAAACCCGCAAAGAGATTATCCAAAAGCACTTTTTTATTCGGCTCTTTTAATTATATCCACCTTATCATTAGGTTCTTTGGCAATTGTTATTGTAGTACCAAACGATAGTTTAAGTGTTGTGTCAGGCCTTGTTGATGCCTACGCCATATTTTTTAATTCCTATAATATGCCGTGGATGACATCAGTGATTGCCGTGTTAATTATTTTAGGAGGCCTCAGTGGCGTTTCAGCCTGGATAATAGGTCCAACCAAAGGATTACTAGTGTCTGCACGCGATGGTTCCTTACCTGCACTGTTTTCCCGTGTCAATAAATACGGCTCGCCGGTAGCCATACTGCTCACTCAAGGCGTTATATTTACTGTATTAAGTACAGTCTTTATTTTACTCGATTCAATTAATGCTGCGTACTGGGTATTAAGCGATTTAAGTGCTCAAATGGCATTGTTGGTATATATCATGATGTTCGCTGCAGCAATTAAATTGCGATACAGCAAGCCCGAACAGCCGCGTGGCTATACTATTCCTGGTGGAAATCTGGTAATGTCTCTTATCTCTGGAATTGGGATCATCTGCTGCATAGCTGCTATGATTGTCGGATTTATCCCCCCTTCACAAATCCCTATAAAGAATGTTTTTCTCTTTGAATGTTTTCTGATCGGCGGCCTTATTCTATTTGTTTTCATTCCCTGGTTATTTGCTAAAAAACACGACGAGCAATTATGTAGTGAAGAATAATTGAGCAAGAATTGTAAGCCCACAAAAAATTTTGTTGGGCTTTTCAAGATGATTCTTAAAAGTTGTTAATCAATTGTAATATACCCAATAAACTTCAAACTGCGAGTTTTACAGCCTCTTCTTTCGCAATATTCTCACGCATAATATGCTTTTTTAAATCACCAAGGCTGCTTAGTATTGTTTTCTACCTTTCGATAATTGCCATAATATTTGCCACATTAAATTGTTTTTATATGAACATTAAATTTAATGTATAATGCTCAATCATATTGTGAAAATAACCGAATGTATGTATGGCACGCAGCAAAGAAGAGAAGGCATTAGAACCAAAAGATGCAGAAAATAAGTTTAGAGTCTTAACAAGCGATGTTGCTGGAAATATACCCACTCATTCCTCTGTAACGGACGTATTAAATTTAATCTATTCTTCCATTACCACCCATAACTTATTCAAACCCCATTTAGAACCATTAAAAGCCAAGGCTTGTGTCGTGCAAGGCGATTTAGCTACATTAATATTGATAGCACAACGCAACCCTGCCGCGTTATTCCAAAAGGGAAATATCACCGACCC harbors:
- a CDS encoding APC family permease, encoding MNHSKKVLNVFSLVMINVIAVDSLRTLPISAKLGFSLVFYYIFAALTFFIPVALVAAELATAYPNTGGIYVWVREAFGRRAGFITIWLQWIYNVVWYPTMLAFIAATLSYLIAPHLGNNKFYLLGTALTLFWVFTFLNCFGMKLSSIVSIIGASIGTLLPMIVIIVLGAVWIFQDRPVAVNYPTTWLPDFSSLGNLSLFSAVLFGLIGMEMSAVHAEEVKNPQRDYPKALFYSALLIISTLSLGSLAIVIVVPNDSLSVVSGLVDAYAIFFNSYNMPWMTSVIAVLIILGGLSGVSAWIIGPTKGLLVSARDGSLPALFSRVNKYGSPVAILLTQGVIFTVLSTVFILLDSINAAYWVLSDLSAQMALLVYIMMFAAAIKLRYSKPEQPRGYTIPGGNLVMSLISGIGIICCIAAMIVGFIPPSQIPIKNVFLFECFLIGGLILFVFIPWLFAKKHDEQLCSEE
- the acnA gene encoding aconitate hydratase AcnA; its protein translation is MKVGQDSLSTKSQLTVDGKTYNYYSLKEAENKHFKGINRLPYSLKVLLENLLRFEDGNTVTTKDIKAIADWLHNKTSQHEIAFRPTRVLMQDFTGVPAVVDLAAMRTAIVKMGGNADKISPLSPVDLVIDHSVMVDKFASADALEVNTKIEIERNKERYEFLRWGQKAFSNFQVVPPGTGICHQVNLEYLGKTVWNSENDGQLYAYPDTLVGTDSHTTMINGLGVLGWGVGGIEAEAAMLGQPVSMLIPEVIGFKLSGKLKEGITATDLVLTVTQMLRKKGVVGKFVEFYGPGLNDLPLADRATISNMAPEYGATCGFFPVDKETIKYLELTGRDKHTIALVEAYAKAQGMWYDKDNEEPVFTDSLHLDLGSVEPSLAGPKRPQDKVNLSSLPVEFNNFLIEVGKEKEKEKTFAVKNKDFQMKHGHVVIAAITSCTNTSNPSVLMAAGLVAKKAIEKGLQRKPWVKSSLAPGSKVVTDYLRHAGLQTYLDQLGFNLVGYGCTTCIGNSGPLPDDISHCVAEHDLVVSSVLSGNRNFEGRVHPQVRANWLASPPLVVAYALCGTTCSDLSREPIGQDKEGNDVYLKDIWPSNEEIAAEVAKVSGTMFRKEYAEVFKGDAHWQAIQTSSGQTYEWNPDSTYIQHPPFFENLSLKPEPLKPIKQAYVLALFGDSITTDHISPAGSIKASSPAGLYLKSKGVDEKDFNSYGSRRGNHEVMMRGTFANIRIRNEMTPGQEGGVTRYVPTGETMSIYDAAMRYQENQQDLVIIAGKEYGTGSSRDWAAKGTNLLGVKAVITESFERIHRSNLIGMGILPLQFKEGTTRKTLKLDGSERISIEISDKLTPGAMVPVTIERQDGDIEKIETLCRIDTADELEYYKNGGILQYVLRKISS